A stretch of Coccidioides posadasii str. Silveira chromosome 2, complete sequence DNA encodes these proteins:
- the RIM20 gene encoding pH-response regulator protein palA/rim20 (EggNog:ENOG410PGMC~COG:S~BUSCO:2712at33183): MASNMLKIPFRRSHPVSLSDSLAQYISSKYDQHPDMFSEDLLVISRLRTDAINVQEPHISGISRLVTYAAQLKWIGGKFPIDNNVRYELVNILFNLAALLSQLAVSLHPSDPNNLKIACKYFCQSAGVILHLRTDILPDLRSSPPEDMDEMTLRSLEELMLAQAQECFWQRAIKDGLKDASIARLAAKVSDFYANSGDFAVKSNAISTAWIHHMTAKHHHFAAAAQYRQSLDCLEKRKYGEEVARMRDSLTCANEALKEAKWINKAVLGDLNTLKARVSEDLKRAEKDNDMIYLKPVPPKSELKLLDRATMVAAEAPKEVIEALSMIGEGAPLGRPLFAKLVPYAVHVAASIYVDRRDQLVNQTIGELESMTLRLRDLLQSLNLPGSLQALEKPLGLPPSLVSHAEEIRQQDGLNRLYRSLEDTSKLKANDKAIYTEGVELLMAEKEEDNRARTKYGTDRWTRLPSEQAAEKLYTKVHEFDGYLASADKSDSLVYKKLRESEHVLRVLTATNRELEAYVPSSRKATVTPQVERELNRLRGSLNDVTRLENRRKRKIEALREKAKADKIHSALVKETSRLEREYPMQTIEPGQFEDLFEEHLRLYDSDRDMLNEEQKNQTQIENQIREANKAFIMARKGDSSTKEREKALQDLENGYIKYNEIISNIEGGRKFYNDLAKLVGRFREECKKFVQQRRMEASQMETDITNTTAMASLNITQASPPIQPQPPSPTAPQSKNAVPFSLPRQENNPPFTAPQPTRALAQAQLPTFPPPQTPASAGTGTSPAFPTLPSAAMSRMWSPEMGIRFGTPTQMSLNSRMSGPGSSANATAGGGGAADERRVSPGKWDPNRGLRFS, encoded by the exons ATGGCTTC aaatatGCTCAAAATCCCCTTTCGGCGGTCCCACCCTGTCTCCCTCTCCGACTCTCTTGCGCAATACATCTCTTCCAAATATGACCAGCACCCAGACATGTTTTCCGAGGACCTCCTGGTCATCAGCCGTTTGCGCACCGATGCCATAAATGTACAGGAACCCCATATTAGCGGGATCAGCAGGCTGGTCACGTACGCGGCGCAGTTGAAATGGATTGGGGGTAAATTTCCAATCGAC AATAATGTACGATATGAGTTGGTCAACATTCTTTTCAACCTCGCTGCACTGCTGTCCCAGCTTGCCGTTTCACTACACCCGTCAGATCCGAATAACCTAAAAATAGCATGCAAGTATTTTTGCCAGTCAGCCGGTGTTATCTTACACCTACGTACCGATATTTTACCTGATCTTAGAAGCTCGCCGCCGGAAGATATGGATGAAATGACATTGCGAAGTTTAGAAGAATTGATGCTTGCACAGGCCCAAGAATGCTTTTGGCAAAGGGCCATAAAAGACGGCCTGAAAGATGCTTCAATCGCCCGGCTTGCGGCCAAAGTATCAGATTTTTATGCCAATTCAGGTGATTTTGCTGTGAAATCAAACGCTATAAGCACTGCATGGATTCATCATATGACCGCTAAGCACCACCATTTTGCCGCAGCTGCTCAGTATAGACAATCTTTGGATTGCttagagaaaagaaaatatggTGAGGAAGTTGCTCGGATGAGGGACAGTCTCACATGTGCCAATGAAGCACTGAAAGAGGCTAAGTGGATTAATAAGGCCGTCCTTGGTGACCTGAATACACTCAAAGCCCGGGTGAGTGAGGATTTGAAGCGGGCCGAGAAGGATAATGACATGATATACCTAAAACCGGTGCCTCCAAAATCAGAATTGAAACTACTTGATCGGGCTACAATGGTTGCTGCCGAAGCTCCCAAGGAAGTCATAGAAGCATTGTCTATGATCGGTGAAGGAGCGCCACTTGGTCGGCCCTTGTTTGCTAAGTTGGTGCCATATGCAGTGCATGTTGCTGCAAGCATATATGTCGATCGTCGAGATCAACTTGTTAATCAGACGATAGGGGAGTTGGAGTCAATGACACTGAGGCTCCGGGATCTGCTTCAATCATTGAATCTTCCAGGATCTTTGCAGGCGCTCGAGAAACCGCTTGGTTTACCCCCATCCCTAGTATCACACGCGGAAGAGATTCGACAGCAAGACGGCTTGAACCGTCTCTATCGCTCCTTAGAGGATACCTCCAAGCTCAAGGCTAACGATAAGGCTATTTACACAGAAGGAGTTGAACTTTTGATGgcagaaaaggaagaggataACAGGGCGCGAACGAAATACGGCACGGATCGATGGACGAGGCTTCCTTCGGAGCAGGCGGCAGAGAAGCTTTACACTAAGGTTCACGAGTTTGATGGCTACTTGGCGTCTGCAGACAAGAGTGACAGTCTAGTTTATAAGAAGCTACGGGAATCGGAGCATGTTCTTCGTGTATTAACGGCAACGAATAGAGAGTTGGAAGCGTATGTTCCGAGCAGCAGAAAAGCCACAGTCACCCCACAAGTAGAGCGAGAATTAAATCGGCTAAGAGGTTCATTAAATGACGTGACGAGATTGGAGAATCGACGCAAGCGCAAGATTGAAGCATTGAGAGAGAAGGCGAAGGCTGATAAAATCC ATTCAGCGCTTGTTAAGGAAACTTCCCGTCTCGAACGGGAGTATCCAATGCAGACTATTGAGCCAGGCCAGTTTGAAGACCTCTTCGAGGAGCATCTGCGTCTATATGACAGTGACCGTGATATGCTCAACGAAGAACAGAAGAACCAAACCCAGATCGAAAACCAGATTCGAGAAGCCAACAAAGCGTTCATAATGGCGAGAAAAGGTGACTCATCTACTAAAGAACGCGAGAAAGCTTTGCAGGACTTGGAAAATGGCTATATCAAGTATAACGAGATTATATCCAACATCGAAGGGGGAAGGAAATTTTACAATGATTTGGCGAAATTGGTTGGCCGGTTTAGGGAAGAGTGCAAGAAGTTTGTACAGCAGAGACGGATGGAAGCCAGCCAGATGGAGAC TGACATTACCAACACCACTGCTATGGCTTCCTTGAACATAACCCAAGCCAGCCCACCCATCCAACCGCAGCCTCCGTCACCGACAGCGCCGCAGTCTAAGAACGCCGTACCTTTCTCCCTGCCAAGGCAAGAGAATAATCCACCCTTCACAGCACCACAGCCTACACGCGCTCTGGCCCAAGCACAGCTACCTACCTTCCCTCCGCCTCAAACTCCAGCCTCAGCAGGAACAGGCACATCACCTGCATTTCCGACGCTTCCCTCTGCCGCAATGTCAAGAATGTGGTCTCCCGAAATGGGGATCAGATTTGGTACGCCCACACAAATGAGCTTGAACTCGCGAATGTCCGGTCCTGGCTCCTCCGCCAATGCGACtgctggtggtggcggcgCTGCTGACGAGCGCCGGGTGTCTCCCGGAAAATGGGATCCCAATCGTGGATTGAGGTTCTCGTAG
- a CDS encoding uncharacterized protein (EggNog:ENOG410PQZ4~COG:K~BUSCO:12781at33183) gives MSGYNGRRAPNFSQYLNDLNTVPSPYDQTLQQDQGLFDVDAELALFTNAEFFDFDSRGDMSSHVPVSLGEDLAQSEPTSSQDVKYLDMLNDFNLPNYQYYTTAMGPSQAPAYSAPPQQPPSHTNAASGSPPQPVASQPTPQETQPRPQHTTTTPTTVGTKRKQDASTLDEAARLAQEEDKRRRNTAASARFRIKKKEREKNLERTVKDVTAKNAALEARVSQLELENRWLKNLITEKNGSMLSDGDISGMFTKFRDSKEGQAATQQQQVKTETDETESRAS, from the exons ATGTCAGGCTACAACGGGCGCCGGGCCCCCAACTTCTCTCAGTACTTGAATGACCTGAACACTGTTCCCTCTCCCTACGATCAGACATTGCAGCAGGACCAAGGCCTCTTCGACGTCGACGCAGAATTGGCTCTTTTCACGAATGCAGAGTTCTTTGACTTTGACTCCAGAGGAGATATGTCAAGTCACGTACCCGTCTCCCTTGGCGAGGACCTCGCACAGTCAGAGCCGACCTCGAGTCAGGACGTAAAGTACCTGGATATGTTGAATG ACTTCAACCTCCCAAACTATCAATATTACACAACCGCAATGGGCCCCTCTCAGGCTCCCGCCTATTCTGCCCCTCCACAGCAACCACCAAGTCACACAAATGCCGCTTCAGGCTCGCCTCCTCAGCCCGTTGCCAGTCAGCCTACCCCGCAAGAGACCCAGCCCAGACCTCAACACACCACAACCACCCCCACTACTGTAGGAACCAAGCGGAAGCAGGACGCGTCCACCCTTGATGAAGCCGCCCGTTTAgcccaagaagaagataaaagaCGCCGCAACACTGCAGCTAGCGCTCGATTCCGtatcaagaagaaggaaCGCGAGAAGAACCTCGAGCGCACTGTCAAAGACGTCACAGCCAAGAACGCCGCTTTGGAAGCTCGCGTTAGTCAACTCGAACTGGAGAACCGGTGGCTTAAGAACCTAATTACCGAGAAGAACGGATCGATGCTTTCTGACGGCGACATTTCGGGCATGTTTACCAAATTTCGAGATAGCAAAGAAGGACAGGCTGCCACCCAACAGCAGCAAGTGAAAACAGAGACGGATGAGACGGAATCGAGGGCTTCGTGA
- a CDS encoding uncharacterized protein (EggNog:ENOG410PGEK~COG:S~BUSCO:6958at33183) gives MARRSSVLVPSAASLHDTFRIPANTTSLVKSLGKLSRASLIALALQWLDDEYVHICRPYLSRDAQQRWDADGEDDDDANPYDPATSIEELRCIYTDLQERRGGKREVVNRILEGDWRNGLTLRQLAMADILYIEDNPAAAHRWTALQLVPSVDKKEPWHRINDSNDISVPLPRFHGATFLKSIQNEISPLVKAHYYISRSASLPLTFVRIFIVDSPYQYPKQPPKAFTDASRIIYLVFPDSSPFIYSSLFSIPAPRAATLSSARLPSLTTDTRALRRIVMDAIPKALSRPQQRYSLKATSLVTKSLHTLLALRGPWRTNTANGAFSIFADAVVEQCPLDPRLPISTPVEDSANPGAQKENMSSLAGTESESNQHPSHSSAKTKRQKTILSRFGTSGSYRHLLAIPPSSSPRASSSSPSPPSVPQAATCPNPALEKIDISLQDPITPSSQVKGLELDDNPTMSLTFSGSDVISGLRQLAELGVIDAAKMPPWMTGEEGTSSAVVRDGKRILNDHG, from the coding sequence ATGGCGCGTCGCTCCTCTGTCCTTGTGCCGTCCGCCGCAAGCCTTCACGACACTTTTCGCATCCCGGCAAACACCACTTCCCTCGTCAAATCACTCGGGAAACTCTCCAGAGCTTCTCTAATCGCCCTTGCCCTGCAATGGCTGGATGACGAGTATGTTCATATCTGTCGTCCCTACCTCAGTAGGGATGCGCAACAACGGTGGGATGCCGATGgagaagatgacgatgatgccAACCCGTATGACCCGGCCACCTCAATTGAAGAGCTGAGGTGCATATATACAGACCTACAGGAGCGCCGGGGGGGCAAACGAGAAGTTGTCAATCGTATACTGGAAGGCGATTGGAGGAATGGTTTGACGCTTCGTCAACTTGCCATGGCCGACATCCTCTACATCGAAGACAATCCTGCTGCCGCGCATCGCTGGACTGCGCTGCAGCTTGTGCCGAGCGTGGACAAAAAGGAACCATGGCATAGAATCAATGACTCCAATGATATTTCTGTTCCTTTACCACGCTTTCACGGTGCTACATTTCTAAAATCTATCCAAAACGAGATATCGCCCCTTGTCAAGGCGCACTACTACATATCCCGTTCTGCCAGTCTTCCACTCACCTTTGTTCGGATTTTTATCGTGGACTCCCCCTACCAATATCCAAAACAACCACCCAAGGCCTTCACCGACGCTTCAAGGATAATCTATCTTGTGTTCCCGGATAGTTCTCCGTTTATATACTCCTCACTGTTCTCAATTCCCGCCCCTCGCGCCGCGACTCTTTCCTCTGCACGTTTACCATCACTGACAACCGACACCAGAGCTCTCAGACGAATTGTCATGGACGCCATTCCTAAAGCATTATCCCGCCCTCAACAGCGGTATTCTCTGAAAGCAACGTCACTGGTGACAAAGAGTCTTCATACTCTCCTTGCCCTCCGCGGCCCGTGGAGAACTAACACTGCCAACGGCGCATTCAGTATCTTTGCGGATGCGGTCGTTGAGCAGTGCCCCCTTGATCCAAGGCTACCCATATCGACTCCCGTTGAGGACTCGGCAAATCCAGGAGcccagaaagaaaatatgtCATCATTGGCGGGGACGGAGAGCGAGTCTAATCAGCACCCGTCCCATTCCTCAGCGAAAACAAAACGACAAAAAACCATACTCTCGAGATTTGGAACATCAGGCTCTTACCGTCATCTTCTGGCGATTCCTCCTTCGTCATCTCCTCgcgcatcatcatcatcaccatcaccaccatcaGTCCCCCAAGCAGCCACCTGCCCCAATCCCGCTCTCGAAAAAATTGACATCTCCCTCCAAGACCCCATCACTCCTTCGTCTCAAGTCAAAGGTCTCGAACTCGACGACAATCCCACCATGTCGCTTACTTTTTCCGGCTCCGATGTGATATCCGGTCTGCGACAACTTGCGGAATTGGGCGTGATCGACGCAGCCAAGATGCCCCCGTGGATGACCGGCGAGGAGGGTACGAGTTCTGCTGTAGTTAGGGACGGAAAGAGGATATTAAATGACCACGGATAA